The following are from one region of the Sorghum bicolor cultivar BTx623 chromosome 2, Sorghum_bicolor_NCBIv3, whole genome shotgun sequence genome:
- the LOC110432630 gene encoding uncharacterized protein LOC110432630: protein MRRIKYDATHGPPGLKQFSSHLRQVIWLRNFKLEKLKKYDGKENPENWITLYEIAVQSATGDERVMANYFPVVLNQVGHQWLLGLRENSFNSWEELRQAFIDNFIATCEQLGNKYDLERIWDQKNETLRDYIRRFSDMHLNIPKISHDKAISAFIKGLHFHEALRSKLLCKRPTTVAELLATAKNYANANDAEKLIREDVRGTQQNNQPPRRDDNHSLRRNDNRDHREGWDRRRDHHGDFKGKQPRDNDHEVNTVKHFTGRCDYQEDYNKTLKGPCKLHPKSNHTMEECRVLKSIYTQ from the coding sequence ATGCGCCGCATCAAGTACGACGCTACACACGGCCCTCCTGGCCTAaagcagttctcctcacatctCCGACAAGTCATCTGGCTGCGCAATTTCAAGCTAGAGAAGCTcaaaaaatatgacggcaaggaGAATCCTGAAAATTGGATCACCCTTTATGAAATCGCGGTCCAGTCAGCAACAGGAGACGAACGTGTGATGGCAAATTATTTCCCGGTCGTTCTCAACCAGGTAGGTcaccagtggcttctcggcctaCGTGAAAATTCATTCAATTCATGGGAAGAACTAAGGCAAGCGttcatcgacaatttcatcgctacctgtgAGCAGCTAGGAAACAAATATGATCTCGAGAGGATATGGGACCAGAAGAATGAGACTTtgcgcgactacatccgacgcTTCTCGGATATGCACCTCAACATTCCAAAGATTTCCCATGACAAAGCTATCTCGGCTTTCATCAAGGGCCTCCATTTCCACGAAGCCCTGAGGAGTAAGTTACTGTGCAAGAGGCCAACCACGGTCgctgagctcctcgccacggccaaaaattatgccAACGCTAatgacgcagaaaagctcatcagGGAAGACGTCAGAGGAACCCAACAAAACAACCAGCCTCCTCGGCGGGACGACAACCACAGCCTTCGGCGCAATGATAAtcgcgaccaccgagaagggtgggacaggCGTCGCGACCACCACGGTGATTTCAAGGGTAAACAACCTCGTGACAACGACCATGAAGTCAACACGGTCAAGCATTTCACCGGTCGGTGTGATTATCAGGAAGACTATAACAAAACCTTGAAGGGGCCATGCAAGCTTCACCCCAAGTCCAACCACACAATGGAggaatgtcgtgtcctcaagaGCATCTATACACAGTAG